A stretch of DNA from Candidatus Krumholzibacteriia bacterium:
GGTAGGAGGTACGTCCCGTGTTTGCGACGAATGAACGGGAACGGAAGCGCCCCACCGACTTCAAGGCCATCCGGATCCAGCTGGCCTCGCCGGAAACGGTGCGCAGCTGGAGCTATGGCGAGGTCACCAAGCCGGAGACCATCAACTACCGCTCCTTCAAGCCGGAGAAGGACGGCCTGTTCTGCGAGCGCATCTTCGGTCCGGTGAAGGACTGGGAGTGCGCCTGCGGCAAGTACAAGCGCATCCGCTACAAGGGCGTCATCTGCGACCGCTGCGGCGTGGAAGTCACCCAGTCCAAGGTGCGCCGGGAGCGCCAGGGCCACGTGGAGCTGGCGGTGCCGGTGTCGCACATCTGGTTCTTCAAGGGCCTGCCCAGCCGCATCGGGCACCTGCTGGGCATGTCGCTCTCCGAGCTGGAGCGCATCCTCTACTACGAATCCTTCGTGGTCACCGACGCCGGGTCTTCGAAGATGGGGTACAAGGACCTCATCCCCGAGGAACAGTACCTGGACGTGCTGGAGAGCGAGAAGGGCTCGTTCACCGCCAAGATGGGCGCCGACGCCATCCGCGACCTGCTGGGGCAGATCGACATCGAGAAGCTGTCGGTGGAGCTGCGCGCCCAGGCCAAGATCGAGTCCTCGACGCAGAAGAAGAAGGACATCCTCAAGCGCTTGAAGGTGGTCGAGGCCTTCCGCCAGTCCAACAACAAGCCGGAGTGGATGATCCTCGAGGTCATCCCGGTGCTGCCGCCGGACCTGCGGCCTCTGGTGCCGCTGGAGGGCGGGCGTTTCGCTACCTCGGACCTCAACGATCTCTATCGCCGCGTCATCAACCGCAACAACCGGTTGAAGAAGCTCATGGAGATCAAGGCCCCCGAGGTCATCCTGCGCAACGAGAAGCGCATGCTGCAGGAGGCCGTGGATGCCCTCTTCGACAACGGCCGGCGCAGCCGGGCCGTGCGCGGCCAGGGCGACCGGCCGCTCAAGTCGCTGTCCGACATGCTCAAGGGTAAGCAGGGCCGCTTCCGCCAGAACCTGCTGGGCAAGCGCGTCGACTACTCCGGCCGCTCGGTGATCGTGGTCGGCCCGGAGCTGAAGCTGCACGAGTGCGGCCTGCCCAAGAACATGGCGTTGGAGCTGTTCAAGCCCTTCATCATCCGCAAGCTCGAGGACCGTGGCTACGTGCAGACGGTGAAGAGCGCCAAGAAGCTGGTGGAACAGGAGAAGCCCGAGGTGTGGGACATCCTGGACGAGATCATCCAGGACCACCCGGTGCTGCTCAACCGCGCCCCGACGCTGCACCGCCTGGGGGTGCAGGCCTTCCAGCCGGTGCTGGTGGAGGGCAAGGCCATCCGCATTCACCCGCTGGTCTGCCAGGCCTTCAACGCCGACTTCGACGGCGACCAGATAGCGGTGCACGTGCCGCTCTCCTACGAGGCGCAGATCGAGGCGCGGGTGCTGATGATCTCGTGCAACAACATCCTGCACCCGGCGAACGGCACCCCGGTGGTGACGCCGACCCAGGACATGGTGCTCGGCTGCTACTACCTGACCAACCCCAAGACCGGGGACAAGGGCGAGGGGCTGGCCTTCTACGGCCCCGACGAGGTGATCACCGCCTATTCTGCCGGGCAGGTGGGCCTGCATGCCCGCGTCAAGGTGCGCTATCCGGATCCGTCGTCGCCGACGGGCAACAAGCGCATCGAGACCACGGTCGGGCGGGTGCTGTTCAACGGCATCATGCCCGAGGGTCTCGGCTACAGCAACGAGACGATGGACAAGAAGACGCTGAACAACCTGGTGGGCGAGTGCTACCGGCTGATCGGGGGCGAGCAGACGGTGCTCCTCCTCGATCGCCTGAAGGACATCGGCTTCGAGTACGCCACCCGGGCGGGCATCACCATTGGCATCGACGACCTACACGTGCCGGGGGAGAAGCCGCAGATCATCGGCCGTGCCTCGGAAGAGGTGCGCAAGATCATGCAGGACTACGCCGACGGCGTCATCACCGGCGGCGAGCGCTACAACCGCATCATCGACACTTGGACGAACGCCACCAACGGCATCTCGGAGATCCTCTTCCAGCAGCTGGGCGGCGACCGCCAGGGCTTCAACCCCATCTTCATGATGGCCAGCTCCGGGTCGCGCGGTTCGAAGGAGCAGATTCGCCAGCTGGCCGGCATGCGCGGTCTGATGGCGAAGCCGCAGAAGAAGATCACCGGCGGCGTGGGCGAGATCATCGAGATGCCCATCACCGCCAACTTCCGCGAGGGGCTGTCGGTGCTGCAGTACTTCATCTCCACCCACGGGGCGCGCAAGGGCCTGGCCGACACCGCCTTGAAGACGGCGGACGCGGGCTACCTGACCCGCCGCCTGGTGGACGTGGCGCAGGACGTCATCGTCACCGAGATCGACTGCGGCACCATCCGGGGTTTGCGGATGCTGGCGCTCAAGGAAGGCGAAGAGGTCATCGAGTCGCTGCGGGACCGCATCATCGGCCGCACCGCGCTGCACGACCTGCTGGACCCGCTGACCGGCAAGGTGCTGGTGGAAAGCGGGCAGATGATCGACGAGGACAAGTCCGGCGAGATCGAGGACCTGGGGATCGACGAAGCCATGATCCGCTCGGTGCTCACCTGCGAGAGCCGGCGCGGCGTCTGCGCCTACTGCTACGGCCGCAACCTGGCCACCGGGCGCCCGGTGGACATCGGCGAGGCCGTAGGCGTCATGGCGGCGCAGTCCATCGGCGAGCCGGGCACGCAGCTGACGCTGCGGACCTTCCACATCGGCGGCACCGCGGCGCGCATCGCCGAGCAGACCCAGAAGACGGCGAGCGCCAGCGGGCGGGTGGAGATCGCCAACCTGCGCACGGTGACCGGCCGGGCCGGGGAGCAGATCGTCATCGGCCGCAAGGGCGAGGTCACCATCGTCGACGAACAGGGCCGGGTGCGCACCCGCGTCGGGCTGCCCTACGGCTCCAAGCTCCTGGTGGAGAACGGCGCGGCGGTGAAGCAGGGCGCCGTCCTCTTCGAGTGGGATCCCTACAGCGACCAGGTCTTGACCGACCGCGGCGGCCGCGTGCAGCTCATCGACGTGATCGATGGCCGCACCGTCAAGGAAGAGGTGGACGACAAGACCGGCAAGCGGGAGATGATGGTCATCGACGATCGCGAGAAGACCGCGCACCCGCACGCCCGGATCGTGGACATGAGCACCCCGACCCCGACCGAAATCCGCGACTTCTTCCTGCCCACCGGCGGCTTCTTGCAGGTGCACGACGGCCAGGACGTGCTCCCCGGCGACGTGCTCACCAAGATCCCGCGGGACATCTCGAAGATGCGCGACATCACCGGCGGTCTGCCCCGGGTGGGCGAGCTCTTCGAGGTTCGCAAGCCCAAGGAAGCCGCGGTCATCTCGGAGATCGACGGCACCCTTTCGTTCGAGGGCATCACCCGTGGCATGCGCAAGATCGTGGTCACCGGCCAGAACGACCGCCGGGAGTACATGGTGCCCCAGGGCAAGCACCTGCGCGTCCAGGAGGGCGACCACGTCACCGCCGGCGACCGCCTCACCGAGGGACCGCTCAACCCCTTCGACATCCTCAACATCAAGGGGGTGGAGGCGGCGCAAGAGTACCTGGTGAACGAGATCCAGGAGGTCTACCGCCTGCAGGGCGTGCGCATCAACGACAAGCACATCGAGGTCATCGTGCGCCAGATGCTGCAGAAGGTGCTGGTGGAGGATCCGGGAGAGACCAAGTTCCTGGAAGGCGAGCAGGTGGACAAGGCGGAGCTCAAGAACGAGAACGAGCGCGTCCTTGCCGAG
This window harbors:
- the rpoC gene encoding DNA-directed RNA polymerase subunit beta'; amino-acid sequence: MFATNERERKRPTDFKAIRIQLASPETVRSWSYGEVTKPETINYRSFKPEKDGLFCERIFGPVKDWECACGKYKRIRYKGVICDRCGVEVTQSKVRRERQGHVELAVPVSHIWFFKGLPSRIGHLLGMSLSELERILYYESFVVTDAGSSKMGYKDLIPEEQYLDVLESEKGSFTAKMGADAIRDLLGQIDIEKLSVELRAQAKIESSTQKKKDILKRLKVVEAFRQSNNKPEWMILEVIPVLPPDLRPLVPLEGGRFATSDLNDLYRRVINRNNRLKKLMEIKAPEVILRNEKRMLQEAVDALFDNGRRSRAVRGQGDRPLKSLSDMLKGKQGRFRQNLLGKRVDYSGRSVIVVGPELKLHECGLPKNMALELFKPFIIRKLEDRGYVQTVKSAKKLVEQEKPEVWDILDEIIQDHPVLLNRAPTLHRLGVQAFQPVLVEGKAIRIHPLVCQAFNADFDGDQIAVHVPLSYEAQIEARVLMISCNNILHPANGTPVVTPTQDMVLGCYYLTNPKTGDKGEGLAFYGPDEVITAYSAGQVGLHARVKVRYPDPSSPTGNKRIETTVGRVLFNGIMPEGLGYSNETMDKKTLNNLVGECYRLIGGEQTVLLLDRLKDIGFEYATRAGITIGIDDLHVPGEKPQIIGRASEEVRKIMQDYADGVITGGERYNRIIDTWTNATNGISEILFQQLGGDRQGFNPIFMMASSGSRGSKEQIRQLAGMRGLMAKPQKKITGGVGEIIEMPITANFREGLSVLQYFISTHGARKGLADTALKTADAGYLTRRLVDVAQDVIVTEIDCGTIRGLRMLALKEGEEVIESLRDRIIGRTALHDLLDPLTGKVLVESGQMIDEDKSGEIEDLGIDEAMIRSVLTCESRRGVCAYCYGRNLATGRPVDIGEAVGVMAAQSIGEPGTQLTLRTFHIGGTAARIAEQTQKTASASGRVEIANLRTVTGRAGEQIVIGRKGEVTIVDEQGRVRTRVGLPYGSKLLVENGAAVKQGAVLFEWDPYSDQVLTDRGGRVQLIDVIDGRTVKEEVDDKTGKREMMVIDDREKTAHPHARIVDMSTPTPTEIRDFFLPTGGFLQVHDGQDVLPGDVLTKIPRDISKMRDITGGLPRVGELFEVRKPKEAAVISEIDGTLSFEGITRGMRKIVVTGQNDRREYMVPQGKHLRVQEGDHVTAGDRLTEGPLNPFDILNIKGVEAAQEYLVNEIQEVYRLQGVRINDKHIEVIVRQMLQKVLVEDPGETKFLEGEQVDKAELKNENERVLAEGGSPASFKPLLLGITKASLSTESFISAASFQETTRVLTEAAIQGKRDELLGLKENVIMGHLIPAGTGVGRYRWIRVEDDVLEEDEMEPIVAFAEHEPVAPAVADAVLLERAAPVEQEQQQ